AGCAAAATCCACCATGCGGCCGTTTAGTTTGATGTGCTCGGCATTTAAAACTGTTTTTCTTATTTCACTCATTTAATTTTCCGATTCCCGCTCTATTTAAAACTTCAATGATGAGTTCTTCATTTTTAATAGCAATCAAATGAACACCATCGCACATATCTAAGTAATCGCGCACAAGCTCAGAGGCAAATTTAATTCCTTCTTCACTTGGATCCTTCGCATCTGAAAGTCTTTTAAAAAGTTCATCGGGAACAAAAATACCAGGGACCTTGTCATGGAGAAATTGCGCTGTTTTAATTGAACGCACTAATAAAATACCAGCAAGAACTTTTGTTCCAAATGGACGAACCTTTTTCATAAATTCTTCCATCAAAGTTCGATTATAAACAATTTGTGTCTGAAAAAACTGGGCACCGGCTTTAATCTTTTTTTCCATGCGACGAATTTGTGGTTCCATGGCTCGTCCACCCGGATTCACCACTGCCCCCGGAAATAAACCCAGTTTGCCTTTGAGTTCTTTACCGTTAAGATCTGTTCCTATATTCATTTTATTAATAAGGTTTAGTAGACCAACGGCCTCTACCTGAAAAACTCCTTTAGCATCGGGAGTATCACCTGCAGCTACGGGGTCGCCAGTGAGAGCAAGAATGTTTTTTATTCCAAGCCCCTTAGCACCTAAAATATCAGATTGAAGACCTAAAATATTTCGATCACGACAAGTAAGTTGATAAATTGGTTCAATGCCTTCACGCACTAAAAGTGCGGAGCAGGCCAGGCCACTCATACGCATAAGTGCTCGTTGATTATCAGTGACATTGAGTGCATGCACGTAGGGTTTAAAGAGCCTTGCACTTTTGTAAAAGTGCTCAAGGTCTGTTCCGTGAGGAGGAGTAACTTCAGCAGTGATGACTTTCTTACCCGCCAGGAGTGCTTCTTGAAAGGTCATAAAAGTCTGTGTGCTTCTTGGTGAAAAGCTAAATCCACAGTATTTTTCAGTAGCATGGCCACGGTCATTTGCCCAACACCTCCGGGCACAGGGCTCAGGGCGGCAACTTTACCTTCACAAGATTTAAAATCCACATCACCCATCATTTTGCCATCGATGTGATGCATTCCCACATCAATGACACATGTGTGTGAACCAAAATAACTGGCGTCAAACATTTCTGGCTGACCCGCTGCCACAACAACGATGTCTGCATCTTTAGTAAATCGTTTGATGTCTTTGGTTTTGGAGTGACACATCGTAACTGAAGCGTCAGCTGCTAATAAAAGTTGGGCCATAGGTTTACCGACGATGTTTGATCGACCAATGACCACAGCGTTTTTGCCACTGACTTGAATTTTGTAGTGCTCAAGGATACGCATAACGCCAAAAGGTGTACACGGCTTCACTCTTGGGCGCCCTGAAAGTAATAGCCCTAAATTTTCTGGGTGAAAACCATCGCTATCTTTAAGTGGATTCATCGCATTAAGAACTGCTTCAACGCTAAAATGTTTAGGCATGGGAAGTTGAACAAGTATGCCGTTAACTTCGGTGTCAGTATTGAGGCGTGTGATTAGTGAATCAAGCTCTTCTTGATTTTCTTCTTTATCTAAAGCGAATCTCAAAGATTGTATTCCCACCTCAGCGCAGGCTTTTTCTTTATTTCGCAGATATATTTTTGAGGCAGGGTCATCACCAACAGATACGACCGCCAATTGTGGTGAGCGCTTATATTTTTGTTTGAAGCGCGCAGAATCTTTTGCGACTTCTTCTTTAACTTGTTTAGCAACCGCGCGTCCATCCAGCAGGAGCATGGGGGCCTCCGGATTGTGAAGATGATAAATTTCAATAACTTGACAGTTTTATCGCGTCTAAGAGTCTATGACAAGCATGTTTAGAGATCTTACACACATGAACTTATTGCCCGTTGACTCAACGTAAGTATTTGATTATAGTGGCTTTGACGCTTGTTACGCGTTTTTAATACGGGCTTATCTAGCCTCATAACGGAGATTCGAATCATGGAAAAAGTTAAAATTTCAAAAGATGGCGAAAGTATCGACTTTATTCAAAGTGAAACTACACCCGTAAATCCCAAAAAATTTCGCGCCTCTGTTGAAGTTGAAAGCTTTTACCGATTTGTATTTGAAAATGATCTGCGCAAAGAATCTCTTGAGATTATCGAGAGAATAGCTGCAAAACGTAAAGTCATCAAAATGGCTGCTCGTGCCAGTGCAAAAAAAGCTAACGCAGCAAACTAAGATATAAAACCATTATAATTTAAACGCCTTGTCCGGATTCACAACGAACATCCGTATTATTTCGGACACCTGCAACTCACATCTCTATAAATCAATCTAAAACCAAACTTTACTTTGCACTTCGTCATGTAGACGGAGGATTTTATGATTAAAAACAATCGCGGACAAAGTTTGATCGAATATCTCATTATTGTGGCCCTCATTGGCGTAGGAAGCATCGCAATCATGAGAGGGCTTGGGCAAACCATTTACGTACGTTTTGCTAATATCACCAACGCTCTTCAAAATAAAAATGTCGAGCTCAATACTGAAAATGTAAAAGCTGAACATTTTCAAAAACGAGGGCTCGATGATTTCTTTAAAGCCGCTGGGGATTAAGGCTCAAAGTAGTCTTGAGTTTCTGGTTTCAGCGATAGCCGTCATACTCGTAATGTTTATGGGGACAAGTGTATTGCTTCATGGTTTCGCGACACTCATGTGTGCTCGCTTAGCCAGCTCTCATAGTCGCTGTCTTGTGACTGAAACAAATCCACTCATTTGTGAGAGCAAAACAAGGAATGCTTTAAAAACTTATTTTGGTTTTAAAAATATTGTCATACAGACAAAAAAAATACGCCAAATCGTGCGCACTGAAATCAACGCTCAACAATTTAGCGGTTTAGTAATACGTGCGAGCTATGACCTAGAACCCAGTGAATACAAACGAGTATCCCATGGGAAATAAAGGGCAAAGTCTGATTTTATTTTTAGTATTATTTCCCGTATTGCTCACAATCAGCGGGGTTATTGTTCGATCAGGACAATCAGCCCTTATACTCACCCAATCAGAAAATCTCTGCTCACAAATTGCACTTGATACTCTTGCTGAACAAGCCAAAGGAATTGAAACACTTGGTAAACTTAATCCCTATGCAAAACAAATTATTGATATGAAAAGAGAAGTTGAACTACTTATTCTTGCAGCAACAACCCAACCTCAATTTCTCCCCGCTCTGATTCAAGCACGTAAAACTTTAATTGCTTCTCAAAAAATCATCGCCATTAACCAACAAAACATTAAGCGCCAAGCTCTTGCACGATCATTTGCACGCATCAATAAGCAATTGCCTAAAAAATATCGTGGGAAACTCTTGTTTCGCTGGAATCCGGCAATGCCACTAATCTTACTTAATCAGAAGTTAGGATACGAAAATGAAACTGGAGCACCACTGGAATTGCCATTTGATTTTGAATTACGTTCAAAGCTTATCGGCACAGGGAAATTAGAAACTGAGAAGTTCTTATTACCCTGGCAAAATGCCGACGGTGAAAAATTTAAAAAATATTCAAGCTTAAGTTTAACCTGCAATGCATATATCAAAATGAAAGGAATTGGTGAGCCATGGGAAGTACTTCTCACAAAGGACAAGCCCTCATTGAAACTGCTATAGGTATTATTACTTTGGTTTTATTCATAAGCATGGGTGCACAGGTAAGTTTTATTTTGCTCAAAAACTTTAGGCATCATCATCTTGAACATCAAACGCCTCTTAAAAGTAAGGAATTGCCTTTTGAGATTATGTGGTCAAAAGATTTGATGTTTTTTAAAAAACAAAGTGCGCGCAAAATTGAGAAAACTTACAAAGATAATGGCTGGCAAGTTGTTCAAAAAACAAATTTAGGCACAGATATTTTACTTTTGATGGAAAAAGATCATGAGCAGATTCTAATTAACAATGAAATGGGAGTTAAGTTATGAGAGAGAAACTGCAAAAACTAATAAATGATAAATTTACCAAAGAACATTACATCCTTTTAGGTACACTCATCTTAACTGTTCTCATGAGTTTATGGATCGGTCAAAAACCTGTGGCGCAAGCCGAGCAAGAAACCACAGAGGTCAGCGTATTAATTCCAAAAGGTTTTCTTATGATTCCGCTACAACTGGCAAATGGAGACTCAATAGCAAGTCTGATTCATCGCAATGCCGTTATTGATGTTTTTAAAGCCGGACAAAAAATAGCTTTAGCTCAAAATCTCAGGGTTTTAAAACTTCCTCAAGAAGATGGGGCCCTCTTTGGTGCTTTGGTTCCATCAGATATTGCCGGAACACTGCAAGAAATTTTTAGTAGCCCGAAACTCAGGGGAGCAATTCGGACACTTAACTCGGGGGTAACGAAATTTAGTATTCCCAAACCCCGCAGCTCTTTACTTACAGAAATACATGTGGATGAGGATTTATGAAAAAATTATTTTTAATTATTTTAGTTAGTATATTTTCAATTGAGAGTTTTGCACAGCAAGTGTGGGTAACATCATCTCAATTATCATCACGTGATCAGCTGATTAAATTAGCGGATATTAGAAGGCCTGAATTTCAAGATATTGACCTTATCTCATGGCATGAAGCCCAATTAGCACACCCAATTACTAGAGAAGAACTAACGACACTTTTGCAGCAAGAAGAAAAGGCAAAAGATTTAAGCCTTAAAGGTGACTTTAAAGGTAGCCTTGGTCTTTACTTAAAACTTTTAGGTCAACTTGAAACTCTACCGAATGTTGCCGGAATAGAAAAAATTACTTTTGCGACTTTAGTTCGAATTGCTGAAATCAGCACTGTATTAAAAAAACAAGATGCCGGCTCTTGGTGGAAGCAGGCTCGGGGCTTTGTAAAAAATTTGAATTTTAAAGACCAGCAATTCTCGCCACAGGTCATAGAAAAATTAAAATCAGTTAAATTTAAAATGAATAAAATAATTTTAACCATTAACACCAATCCAAACGACATCCTTTACATTGATGGGCGAAGAATTTTTTGTTCGCAGGCTAATTGTGAGGTTTCAGTATTACCTGGTATTCATTTAATTGCGGCAATTTCCCCTGGCTCACAATGGGTAGTTCAAAAAATTAATATATCTGAGAGTGACAAAATTCCCAAAATATCTTTTTTATTTGAACCAGTAGTAACAGGTGATTGTGATCATCCACGCTATGTAGGGAAACAACTTCCTTCCAAAATAAAATTGCTAGCTCGTTTTCAAGGTACTGTATGTGAACGCGTATATGATGGCAAAAAGTGGTATTCAACGCAGAAAAAACCACTAGAAATGTATTTACCGGTAACGACATCTCAATTTGAGAATTTTGAAGCACCCACACAAAAATCTTGGTTTCAAAAAATGGTTCGCTCACCTTGGTTTTGGATAGGCGCTGGTTTAGTTACTGCGGGTACAGTGATCGCTGTTAAGAAAAGTCAAGAATCAGAAACAGTTATTGTCCCAACTCACACTAATAAATAATTTATTAGCGACCTGTAGATGTATTGGTTGGAACATTTGCTCCGGGATTGAAATAAGATGGTGTGGTTCTAACTCCACCAGTTACATCGAGGCCGAATTGAAAACCGGATGGACTACCATTATACCCACCGCCACCACCAGAACCGCCATTTAAACAATTCATTGAACCTGATCTTAAGCAGGCAAGTTGTTGTTGGGATTCCATGATGTTCTTAATGATATTGTATTCAAGTTCAGATTGACGACGCTGTTGATCCATCATTTGTTGCATGGCTTGTTGTTGAGCTTGCATCATGATTTGATTGTATTGAGCTCCACCAAAAGCATTTGCACCCATAAATGGATTTCCCACTTGTCCGTTTGCATAGGGATTAAATCCACCGGAACCATTAAAAGAAGGATTAAATTGCGAGTTTCCAAATGGATTAAATTGTCCGTTTGCACCTGGGTACGTGGTGTGAGGACCAGGATACATTGAACCTGGAGGACAAAAAGAGCCTCCTGAAAATCCGGGAGAGCAACCATAATTTCCGGGTCCACCGGGGCCGAACTGACCGTTTGGCCCGAACTGACCGTTAGCTCCACCATTGAGACCAAGTTGCGCCATGATATATGGATTGCCTGCAAGAAATGGATTCATCGATGCATTCCCACCAATACCACCGGGGCCACCAGGGCCACCGGCTCCGTACATAGCTGCGAGCCATGGTGGAAGACCATTGGCGCCAAAGTTTGCGTACACACCAGCATTTATGCCAGCACCTTGTCCGCCATTCGGGCCAAAATATCCGTATGGATTCATAAAACCTGGATTATACATTCCACCGCTATTTGGATAGCCGTTTCCATTATAGACATTACCGTTAATGCCATGGAACTGACCAGCGGGAGGAAATGGAGAATTATACATTTGTGAACAACCGTAAGAACCACTTCCCGTTCCGCCATTGATTGATCCGTAAAGACCGTAGGCGAAAAATGGAAACCCCGCAGAAAAGGGTGATGTCGCTGCTGAATCTGGTGGAACGTAACCTTCCTCAGCTAAAATATCTGCTGCATAGCGGTTGTACTCGCCTTGTTTTTTCATTGCGTAAATTCCAAGCCCAGCACCGACGGCTAATGGAATATAACTTGTCCATGGGCGTTTGTATGAACCACGCGCTCCATCACAGTCGCGGCAGTTTGTGCCAGCATTATCGGCGCGCATATCTTCGTCATCGATATCGTATTCGTCTCGTTCATTGTCGTAAGCTGAGTTAAAGTCACCAGATGCTTCTTCTGCTTCACGAATTATCGGAACTGAATCTTCTTGGACACTAGCCAATGTTTCTCTTGCTTCTTCATATTCACTTGCAGCTGTGCGACAGCCAGAAAGATCATTTTCTTTTTTGACTGTACTTGGAACACATAATTCGGCGGTTCCGATTTCTTTGCCTCTTGAACTATTGATAGCTTCATTACAACTTTGACGTGAAGATCTGGTAGTCATCACGGTTTCGCATTTCAGTTCGTCTTTTTGACCCTGACTAGCTTTAACTTTATTTGTACCTTCAACAAGTTTGTCAAATGAGCTGATTGTGATGGTGTCTTTTAATTTTCCTAGAAGTGCATCTGACTTTTTATCAAAGTTCTTCTGAGCTTTATCTAATGCTTCTTGAGCTTTTTTAGCTGCCTTAGATAATCTTTCAGAATTTTTCTTAAGCCTTTTTAGTTCATGATTACGCTCAATGATGTCGTCTTTTCTATGGCCCTTCCAAGGTTTACCACCGTAATCGCATTGTTGTTGCAAAAACTGTTGTCCACCTGGTTGGTACATCATGTTTTGTTGGCCGTAACCAACTTGGGCTTCTGCTCCGAAGCCAATGATAACCACCAGTGAGAAACTTAAAATATTCATAACATTCTTCATGAACCTGCTCCCTATAGATGTACGGTTCCAGTACTCTTCTCGACACCTTTGCAAATGAACTTAATGGCTTAGGACTTAAATCTAGGTTTCGACACCTGGTCTGGTTCTTTATCATTTTTTTGACTAAAATTTAGACATGCAACACATTATTCTCGTCGTCGACGACGAAAAGGACATCATTGATTCTCTTGAGCGCCAATTTCGTAAGCAATATAAAATTTTAAAGGCCACCTCAGGAATCGACGCCCTTCGTATTTTAAATCAAGAATCGGTTCACCTCATTTTAAGTGACCAGCGCATGCCTGAAATGACTGGTGTTCAACTTTTTGAACGAGCCCAAAAACTTCAACCTGATGCTATTCGAATTTTATTAACCGGCTATACAGATGTGGAATCTGTCATTGCCGCAATTAACAATGGTCAAATTTATCGATACATTACTAAACCTTGGGACCCAATTGATTTAGATATTATCGTCAAAAAAGCACTTGAGACTTTTGATTTAAAATTTGAACTCAAAGAGAAAAATAAAAAATTAGAACAAGCCCTTGAAGAACTCAAAAGCCTTGATCAGGCAAAAAGTCATTTTATGTTACTCATAGGGCATGAGCTTAGAACTCCGCTGACTACAATTTCTTCTTTCACTGAACTTTTGTTAGAGGAAAATCTCAAAGATGATGTTAAAAAATATGTTTCTCGAATATCGCAAGGCACAAATCGTTTGAGTGAAATAATTTTTGATGTTTTAGATCTTTTAGGTGCAGAAACGGGCCAGACAAAACTGAATAAATCTAAATCAAATTTGAGTGAATTAATTAATAACACAACAGATGAGTTTAAAGATTTGGTTAAAAAAAGATCATTAAAAATAAAATCAAATCTAAAAGCAAATAATGCTTTTTACGATTCTACTGTGATTAAAAAGGTATTTAAAAAAATTCTGCACAATGCTTTGAAATTTTCGACTGAGAATAGCGAAGTGATCATTTCAACAAGCGATGATAAAGATGGTGTAACTTTAAAAATAACAAATGACGGCGCACCTATTTCTCAATCTAAAATTCAGCAGATCCTAAAGCCCTTTACACTTGACGAAGACATCATGAATCACAGCCAAGGTTTGGGCCTCGGACTTTCTGTTTGCCAAAGCCTCCTTAAACACCATGGCTCGCTCTTAGTTGTTGATTCCCATGGGAATCAGACGTCCGTCGGATTTCACCTCCGGACAAATGCCTAAAGCACTCATTATATTCATTTTAAAGCCTACGCATAGTTTGCACATCTAAAAGGCATGTGGAAAACAATATTAATTTCTTTAACTCTACTATCTCAAAGCGCTTGGTGTGAAAACGTATTAGTAACACTTAGCCCTGGGGAACAAAAAATACTGCCCATAAGTCATATGACTACAATGACTGTGACGAATCCCAAGGCTGCCAAAGTAAGCATCATAAAAGGTGCAATAAAGATTACAGCAGTTCGCATAGGCACCACTCACGTTTTCACCAAAGGTGGTAAAACAAATATTGAGATAGTTGTTCACAGTTCAAAACTTAAGAGAGCAAAAGCGCAGATATCTCATTGGTTAAAAAATGTTCACGGAATCACGTTCTTAATCAACACCAATCACATTTTATTACAAGGAGAAGCATTTCGACTCTCGGATTGGCAAGTGCTTCACAAGTATAAAAAACTTTTTAAGTCGCAAATTAAAAGCGAAGTTAAACTTTCACAAGAACTTCAACCTGCGTTGAAAAAGGCAGTGAATGACGACCTCAATAAACGCTCAATTTCTTCAGCCTGGACAGAAAACGACAACGGAGAAATCTCAATTCAATCAAATATGA
This DNA window, taken from Oligoflexia bacterium, encodes the following:
- a CDS encoding methylenetetrahydrofolate reductase — translated: MTFQEALLAGKKVITAEVTPPHGTDLEHFYKSARLFKPYVHALNVTDNQRALMRMSGLACSALLVREGIEPIYQLTCRDRNILGLQSDILGAKGLGIKNILALTGDPVAAGDTPDAKGVFQVEAVGLLNLINKMNIGTDLNGKELKGKLGLFPGAVVNPGGRAMEPQIRRMEKKIKAGAQFFQTQIVYNRTLMEEFMKKVRPFGTKVLAGILLVRSIKTAQFLHDKVPGIFVPDELFKRLSDAKDPSEEGIKFASELVRDYLDMCDGVHLIAIKNEELIIEVLNRAGIGKLNE
- the folD gene encoding bifunctional methylenetetrahydrofolate dehydrogenase/methenyltetrahydrofolate cyclohydrolase FolD, which codes for MLLLDGRAVAKQVKEEVAKDSARFKQKYKRSPQLAVVSVGDDPASKIYLRNKEKACAEVGIQSLRFALDKEENQEELDSLITRLNTDTEVNGILVQLPMPKHFSVEAVLNAMNPLKDSDGFHPENLGLLLSGRPRVKPCTPFGVMRILEHYKIQVSGKNAVVIGRSNIVGKPMAQLLLAADASVTMCHSKTKDIKRFTKDADIVVVAAGQPEMFDASYFGSHTCVIDVGMHHIDGKMMGDVDFKSCEGKVAALSPVPGGVGQMTVAMLLKNTVDLAFHQEAHRLL
- a CDS encoding hybrid sensor histidine kinase/response regulator, which encodes MQHIILVVDDEKDIIDSLERQFRKQYKILKATSGIDALRILNQESVHLILSDQRMPEMTGVQLFERAQKLQPDAIRILLTGYTDVESVIAAINNGQIYRYITKPWDPIDLDIIVKKALETFDLKFELKEKNKKLEQALEELKSLDQAKSHFMLLIGHELRTPLTTISSFTELLLEENLKDDVKKYVSRISQGTNRLSEIIFDVLDLLGAETGQTKLNKSKSNLSELINNTTDEFKDLVKKRSLKIKSNLKANNAFYDSTVIKKVFKKILHNALKFSTENSEVIISTSDDKDGVTLKITNDGAPISQSKIQQILKPFTLDEDIMNHSQGLGLGLSVCQSLLKHHGSLLVVDSHGNQTSVGFHLRTNA